One Zymoseptoria tritici IPO323 chromosome 3, whole genome shotgun sequence genomic region harbors:
- a CDS encoding 1,3-beta-glucanosyltransferase-like protein (similar to 1,3-beta-glucanosyltransferase encoding gene), translating to MSAALEIITLKGRYFWRGDKRAATTPRKCIRRNDPPASYTASLLQHYFKTLDVMSQYKNTLGVLAANVLVNNHASEACVPVIAAVVRGMKQYMRLKADATGQRILPVGYAAAASDDRNLALENSLPGFSPKSWSSESKSFGSKSSASAISQAVDVDVGLLLLGEVNVARSS from the exons ATGTCGGCGGCATTAGAGATCATTACCTTGAAGGGACGATACTTCTGGCGTGGGGACAAACGG GCGGCCACAACACCGAGAAAGTGCATTCGTCGAAACGATCCTCCGGCCTCGTACACGGCTTCTCTTCTGCAACACTACTTCAAGACTCTGGACGTCATGTCGCAATACAAGAATACTCTGGGCGTTCTCGCGGCTAACGTACTGGTCAACAATCATGCTTCCGAGGCGTGCGTTCCCGTTATCGCTGCTGTGGTCCGGGGCATGAAGCAGTATATGAGGCTGAAAGCCGACGCTACGGGCCAGAGGATTCTCCCTGTTGGATACGCGGCCGCCGCAAGTGATGACCGCAATCTGGCGTTGGAGAATTCTCTGCCAGGCTTCTCGCCGAAATCTTGGTCGTCGGAATCGAAGTCATTCGGATCGAAATCTTCGGCGTCCGCCATCTCGCAGGCTGTAGACGTTGATGTCGGACTTTTGTTGCTCGGTGAAGTGAACGTCGCCAGAT CATCTTGA
- a CDS encoding putative phosphopantetheinyl transferase (Putative phosphopantetheinyl transferase, homologous to NpgA protein of Aspergilli. Protein contains a Sfp domain (Phosphopantetheinyl transferase) These proteins mediate posttranslational attachment of a prosthetic 4 phosphopantetheine to a acylcarrier or peptidylcarrier domain. ...), which yields MAQQLQSLSDSLPSVSTLVNGITNAFHNATSLVSGAPHAGEITCWLIDTRKLWPGTKIWDAPGAAEAMGLISVAEQNAISTKMFIQDARMSLASALIKRLYISRTLDIPWKDVILARKGDAQHGKPCAVDVAGKPIEGIDFNVSHQAGLVTLIGWNGKLRHSYSSEGIIEGSVNTPAAEDFDTNVMVGTDIVCVHERNDDRTIEEEGLESWVDTFDFVFSDEERWSMKFDVDYVTLADGKILSKEELGRHDRCVQRNRNLAVTTKEGEAITLNSNRIIEAKLRRFYTYFCYKEAYIKLAGEALLAPWLKELEFFNVRSPKPADPPQKDGSSQWGEEVNDVEVHLSSEEVSDVRMNITAFDENHMVSTAIQGKIKGIKVPPFSSIDLQKDILDYAYQHLKIAPTTHT from the coding sequence ATGGCCCAACAACTGCAGTCGCTGTCAGACAGCCTGCCGAGTGTCTCGACTCTGGTCAATGGAATAACCAACGCCTTCCACAATGCCACATCTCTGGTCAGTGGCGCTCCGCACGCTGGCGAAATTACCTGCTGGCTGATCGATACTCGAAAGCTGTGGCCTGGAACCAAAATCTGGGATGCTCCTGGCGCAGCAGAAGCCATGGGTTTGATTTCTGTGGCCGAGCAGAATGccatctcgacgaagatgttCATTCAAGACGCACGCATGAGCCTTGCAAGTGCACTGATCAAGCGACTCTATATCTCCAGAACCCTGGACATCCCCTGGAAGGACGTGATTCTTGCTAGGAAAGGTGATGCACAGCATGGAAAGCCATGCGCGGTAGATGTGGCCGGCAAGCCCATCGAGGGCATCGACTTCAACGTGTCACACCAGGCAGGACTGGTGACCTTGATCGGATGGAACGGCAAGCTGCGACATTCGTACAGCTCTGAAGGTATCATCGAGGGATCTGTCAATACTCCAGCCGCCGAAGACTTTGACACGAATGTCATGGTGGGCACTGACATCGTTTGCGTACACGAACGAAACGATGACCGCACCATAGAAGAGGAAGGTCTGGAGAGCTGGGTCGACACCTTCGACTTTGTCTTCAGCGATGAAGAGCGATGGAGCATGAAGTTTGACGTCGACTATGTTACTCTGGCGGACGGCAAAATCTTGAGCAAGGAAGAGCTCGGCCGCCACGACCGTTGTGTGCAGCGCAACAGAAACCTTGCTGTCACCAcgaaggagggagaagcCATCACATTGAACTCCAACCGTATCATCGAAGCCAAGCTGCGTCGTTTCTACACGTACTTCTGCTAcaaggaagcatacatcaAGCTTGCTGGCGAGGCACTACTGGCGCCGTGGCTGAAGGAACTGGAATTTTTCAACGTACGTAGTCCGAAGCCCGCTGATCCGCCTCAGAAGGACGGCTCCAGTCAGTGGGGTGAGGAGGTCAACGATGTCGAGGTTCACCTCAGTAGCGAGGAGGTCAGCGATGTTCGCATGAACATTACGGCGTTTGACGAGAACCACATGGTGTCGACCGCCATACAAGGCAAGATCAAAGGCATCAAAGTGCCGCCTTTCAGCTCCATTGATCTGCAGAAAGACATTCTGGACTATGCCTATCAGCATTTGAAGATTGCTCCAACAACTCACACTTGA